From a single Rosa rugosa chromosome 7, drRosRugo1.1, whole genome shotgun sequence genomic region:
- the LOC133720786 gene encoding uncharacterized protein LOC133720786 translates to MGDYHYIYKDLDGASTQWDDIQAKLGNLPPKKPAFKPPPFTPADDEASLPKDKSWIDDKTEQDLEDLEDDPDLDDDRFLEEYRRKRLSELREAAKVARFGSVVPISGSDFVREVSQAPPDVWVVVILYKEGIAECGLLMQCLEDLATKYPATKFVKIISTDCIPNYPDRNLPTLLVYNSGAVKANHVGLRSFGRRCTPEGVALVLCQSDPVLNDGQSVNGRSREAVIEGVRKRFIEKVVTQHEDKDDGYSSD, encoded by the exons ACGGAGCCTCCACCCAGTGGGACGATATTCAGGCAAAGCTCGGCAATCTTCCGCCGAAGAAGCCGGCGTTTAAGCCTCCGCCCTTCACTCCGGCCGACGACGAAGCCTCTCTTCCCAAAGACAAGTCTTGGATCGATGACAAGACCGAGCAGGACCTCGAAGATCTCGAAGACGATCCCGATCTCGACGACGATCGCTTCCTCGAGGAATACAG GAGGAAGAGGCTGTCTGAATTGAGAGAAGCAGCGAAGGTTGCAAGGTTTGGGTCAGTGGTTCCGATTTCGGGATCAGATTTTGTGCGCGAGGTTTCGCAAGCTCCACCTGACGTTTGGGTGGTGGTGATTCTCTACAAAGAAGGAATTGCAGAGTGTGGATTGTTGATGCAGTGTCTGGAAGATTTGGCAACCAAGTACCCAGCAACCAAATTTGTGAAAATAATATCCACAGACTGCATTCCTAACTACCCGGATCGTAATCTTCCCACTCTTTTAGTGTACAACAGTGGCGCTGTCAAGGCCAATCACGTTGGGTTGCGCAGCTTTGGTCGGAGGTGCACACCTGAAG GTGTGGCATTAGTTCTCTGTCAATCAGATCCTGTACTTAATGATGGGCAGAGTGTTAATGGTCGATCAAGGGAAGCTGTGATTGAGGGAGTTCGCAAGAGGTTCATAGAGAAAGTTGTGACACAACATGAAGATAAGGACGATGGATATTCAAGTGACTAG
- the LOC133722134 gene encoding protein WVD2-like 4 gives MESENGIALGDENCAVVEKHVEESVLDLNTEGKNVDANIEVPTMNGVSEPVSKDEGINPSGGAVEVAASVPPGKNSKTKKDPHAPNNGVSKGKLAKDKPSVKGATPVSRTQRTILSQSLSFPARGARVDAMKKSIDVYPVKTEVKHTRGNATKAEAPFPSSRLNHQNRRASTGIHSNDENKAGGASVRRTTLASIPSIRSSASMKSGSVSKPANCSYDVTRSVGQILSAVKTTLPIKEDDDAHSIASSTTPGGRRSSGSAFSFRLDERAEKRKEFFTKLEEKIQAKEAEKNNSQAKSKENQEAEIKQLRKSLTFRAAPMPTFYKEPPPKIEIKKIPTTRPISPKLGRHKNSISSLNNPSEGGGTCLSPRLNREQNNSNQGLKATGEKDVTEAKKPIRKSQHRLHTQENVAAKAEGKPSKSQLKVVSKEEKESPKACTGETEESFQDQSEHLSECKDKIEPEVSVDQTKEPVVSAVPAPEIMPQEVTIAAPAPEIMPRGVTIGV, from the exons ATGGAGTCTGAAAATGGGATTGCTTTAGGGGATGAGAATTGTGCTGTTGTGGAAAAACATGTAGAAGAATCAGTACTGGATTTGAACACTGAAGGAAAGAATGTTGATGCTAATATAGAAGTTCCTACCATGAATGGAGTATCTGAACCTGTAAGCAAAGATGAAGGCATTAACCCTTCAGGAGGTGCAGTTGAAGTTGCTGCAAGTGTTCCGCctggtaaaaattcaaaaacaaaaaag GATCCTCATGCTCCAAACAATGGTGTTTCAAAGGGAAAGTTGGCCAAGGATAAACCCAGTGTGAAAGGTGCAACTCCAGTTTCTCGTACACAAAGGACAATACTTTCTCAGAGTCTTTCGTTCCCAGCCAGGGGAGCTCGCGTTGATGCTATGAAGAAGAGCATTGATGTTTATCCAGTGAAAACAGAAGTCAAACACACTCGAGGGAATGCAACCAAAGCTGAGGCCCCTTTTCCATCTTCTCGTTTGAATCATCAAAATAGGCGTGCATCCACAGGAATACACTCAAATGATGAGAACAAAGCTGGTGGAGCTTCAGTTAGGAGGACTACTTTAGCATCAATACCTAGCATTAGATCCTCTGCA TCAATGAAGTCTGGCTCTGTGAGTAAACCTGCTAATTGTTCATATGATGTGACCCG ATCAGTTGGGCAGATCTTAAGTGCTGTAAAAACAACCCTGCCAATCAAagaggatgatgatgctcaTTCCATTGCTTC AAGCACTACACCTGGTGGGCGGAGGAGCAGTGGTTCTGCATTTTCCTTCAGGTTGGATGAACGTGCCGAAAAAAGGAAAGAG TTCTTTACAAAGCTAGAAGAGAAGATACAGGCTAAGGAAGCAGAAAAAAATAATTCACAAGCAAAATCAAAG GAAAACCAGGAAGCAGAGATCAAGCAACTGAGGAAGAGCCTGACATTTAGGGCAGCTCCCATGCCAACTTTCTATAAAGAGCCTCCTCCAAAAATTGAAATAAAGAAG ATACCGACCACACGTCCCATATCTCCAAAGCTTGGAAGGCACAagaactccatttcttcattgaACAACCCCTCAGAAGGTGGCGGGACGTGTCTTAGCCCGCGTCTGAATCGAGAACAGAACAATTCAAACCAAGGGTTAAAGGCAACAGGTGAAAAAGATGTCACAGAAGCAAAGAAGCCTATCAGGAAGTCCCAACATCGGCTTCATACTCAGGAAAATGTGGCTGCTAAAGCTGAAGGAAAGCCCAGTAAGTCACAACTGAAAGTGGTcagcaaagaagaaaaagaaagcccGAAGGCATGCACTGGAGAGACAGAAGAAAGCTTCCAAGACCAATCTGAACATCTTTCTGAATGCAAAGATAAGATAGAGCCTGAAGTGAGTGTTGACCAGACCAAAGAACCAGTCGTCAGTGCAGTTCCTGCTCCTGAGATCATGCCTCAAGAAGTTACCATTGCAGCTCCTGCCCCTGAGATCATGCCTCGAGGAGTTACCATTGGAGTTTAA
- the LOC133720069 gene encoding fasciclin-like arabinogalactan protein 16 — protein MDSHIYGRSSLSFFFVVFLTLFSLSSAVSAAALPRNPKPLSPKSNSSAQINSNSVLVALLDSHYTELAELVEKALLLQTLEEAVGQHNITIFAPRNEALERQLDPEFKRFLLEPGNLKSLQTLLMFHIIPSRIGSTQWPKDSGSGRHRTLCKNEHLHLSSKDSGNKKAVDSAEVVRPDDVIRPDGLIHGIERVLIPRSVQEDFNRRRSLRSISAVIPEGAPEVDPRTHRLKKPAPAVPAGAPPVLPIYDALAPGPSLAPAPAPGPGGPRHHFDGMSQVKDFIHTLLHYGGYNEMADILVNLTSLATEMGRLVSEGYVLTVLAPNDEAMAKLTTDQLSEPGAPEQIVYYHIIPEYQTEESMYNSVRRFGKVQYDTLRLPHRVVAQEADGSVKFGSGDVSAYLFDPDIYTDGRISVQGIDEVLFPVEEEKKATPVVKAAAAKPRRGKLMEVACSMLGTLGHFSTCQ, from the exons ATGGACTCTCACATCTATGGTCGCTcctccctctccttcttcttcgtcGTCTTCCTCACTCTCTTCTCACTCTCCTCCGCCGTCTCCGCCGCCGCATTGCCTCGCAACCCAAAACCCTTATCCCCCAAATCCAACTCCTCCGCCCAGATAAACTCCAACTCCGTCCTCGTCGCCCTCCTCGACTCGCATTACACCGAGCTCGCCGAGCTCGTCGAGAAGGCCCTGCTTCTCCAGACCCTCGAGGAAGCAGTAGGCCAGCACAACATAACCATCTTCGCGCCCAGAAATGAGGCCTTGGAGCGCCAATTGGACCCCGAATTCAAGCGCTTCTTGCTCGAACCCGGTAACTTGAAGTCCCTCCAGACCCTCCTCATGTTCCACATTATCCCCAGCCGTATCGGGTCCACTCAGTGGCCCAAGGATTCCGGGTCGGGTCGCCACCGCACCCTCTGTAAAAACGAGCATCTCCACCTCTCCAGCAAAGACTCCGGCAACAAAAAGGCGGTGGATTCTGCGGAGGTTGTCCGACCCGACGACGTGATCCGACCCGACGGTCTCATCCACGGAATCGAAAGAGTCCTAATTCCTCGCTCAGTTCAAGAAGACTTCAACCGGAGAAGAAGTTTACGGTCGATTTCCGCTGTTATACCCGAGGGTGCCCCGGAAGTGGATCCGAGAACCCACCGGCTGAAGAAACCCGCACCGGCAGTACCCGCCGGAGCCCCACCGGTTCTGCCCATTTACGACGCTTTGGCGCCGGGTCCTTCTCTAGCTCCGGCTCCGGCACCCGGACCCGGCGGTCCCCGCCACCACTTCGACGGCATGAGCCAGGTTAAAGACTTCATCCACACACTTTTGCATTACGGCGGGTACAACGAAATGGCCGATATCTTGGTAAACCTGACCTCGTTGGCGACGGAGATGGGCCGGTTAGTCTCAGAGGGTTACGTTCTGACGGTTTTGGCGCCAAATGATGAGGCGATGGCGAAGCTGACGACGGACCAATTGAGCGAACCGGGTGCGCCGGAGCAGATTGTTTACTATCATATCATACCGGAATACCAAACGGAGGAGAGTATGTACAATTCCGTCAGGAGATTCGGGAAGGTGCAATACGATACGCTGAGGCTGCCGCACAGGGTTGTGGCCCAGGAGGCTGATGGGTCGGTGAAATTCGGGTCGGGCGATGTGTCGGCGTATCTTTTCGACCCGGATATCTATACGGATGGTCGGATTTCGGTGCAAGGTATTGATGAGGTTCTGTTTCCGgttgaagaagagaagaaagcaACTCCGGTTGTTAAGGCCGCTGCTGCTAAGCCCAGAAGAG GGAAGTTGATGGAAGTAGCTTGTAGTATGCTTGGAACTCTTGGGCACTTCAGTACATGTCAATGA